A region of Panicum virgatum strain AP13 chromosome 8N, P.virgatum_v5, whole genome shotgun sequence DNA encodes the following proteins:
- the LOC120685834 gene encoding receptor protein-tyrosine kinase CEPR1-like isoform X5 has protein sequence MALLAFQQENLASLIASRIIAELHRQYAFDCYKQPPRAQREGDWEVITVLLAHLVRAHSGFPEIEGSAYVYENLAFSALTIVYGVGCVPAKPQWKSSEVVKASESRIMEGVSEIFVVREERVPSQVHEKSVELTGGITLADKTHRLLCCTQKENLDEHHVIDWHTRYKIIKGISEGLSYLHTQLEHLICHFDVQPDNILLDANMVPKIADFDLSRCFAEELARNKTNCIGTQRYEAPEMNGKKISYLSDIYRLGLLVLSILKITWWRQAMWIMLESSAKQMKRLNQIALSCLETGKSTKVTRSTASSTQRAADDINVPDSGVRIGATVDVPKMKPSPDCINMVKAPSTPEDSVVLVLDSGSSKLAQTPSMHRHLSHSNLTDERSNKPLSNRAPATNSSDDTTRAPVEPNKLTDDAAHSEPNSSVDERDTNEEARRSGKWYVATGAAHHATGDRGLITNLVELENDSLCVHAADGTPMLVRGRGNVETDNVVLPDVYYVPGLWTNLVSVGQLAGLDYCIGFSRGACHISDAAGTVVGTAHARGDGLYEVDHLRVPLAGAYREVL, from the exons ATGGCTCTGCTCGCGTTTCAGCAAGAGAACCTTGCAAGCTTGATCGCTTCCAGGATCATCGCCGAGCTACATCGGCAATATGCTTTCGACTG CTACAAGCAGCCGCCCAGAGCACAGCGAGAAGGGGATTGGGAGGTTATTACTGTGTTATTAGCTCATCTCGTCAG GGCACACAGCGGATTTCCTGAAATCGAGGGTAGCGCCTATGTCTATGAGAATTTAGCCTTCTCTGCTTTAACGATTGTGTATGGAGTCGGTTGTGTTCCTGCAAAGCCCCAGTGGAAGTCATCTGAAGTTGTGAAGGCCTCTGAATCCCGTATCATGGAAGGCGTTAGCGAGATCTTCGTTGTTCGTGAAGAAAGAGTTCCATCTCAAGTTCATGAAAAAAGTGTGGAGTTAACTGGAGGAATAACTCTTGCTGACAAGACGCATAGGTTACTCTGTTGTACACAAAAAGAAAACCTTG ATGAGCATCATGTAATTGATTGGCACACACGCTACAAAATAATTAAGGGGATTTCCGAGGGTTTGTCATACCTCCATACGCAACTGGAACATCTTATTTGTCATTTTGATGTACAACCAGACAATATATTGCTGGATGCAAATATGGTGCCGAAAATCGCAGATTTTGACCTGTCACGGTGCTTCGCGGAAGAACTAGCACGAAACAAGACAAATTGTATAGGAACACA GAGGTACGAAGCGCCAGAGATGAACGGAAAGAAAATCTCATATTTGTCTGACATATACCGTTTGGGTCTCCTAGTCCTTAGTATATTGAAGATTACATGGTGGAGGCAAGCGATGTGGATTATGCTCGAGTCATCTGCCAAACAAATGAAGAGATTAAACCAAATAGCTTTAAGCTGTCTGGAAACAGGCAAATCCACAAAGGTTACGAGAAGCACTGCTTCTTCAACGCAACGGGCTGCGGATGATATCAACGTCCCGGATTCTGGTGTTCGCATCGGCGCCACAGTTGACGTCCCCAAAATGAAACCTTCCCCGGATTGTATTAACATGGTCAAGGCACCATCAACTCCTGAAGATTCAGTGGTCCTTGTGCTTGACTCCGGAAGCAGTAAATTAGCCCAAACACCATCTATGCATCGACATCTCAGCCATAGTAACCTGACAGATGAACGGAGCAACAAACCACTCTCTAATAGAGCTCCAGCAACCAATTCGTCAGACGACACAACACGCGCTCCAGTGGAACCTAATAAGCTTACTGACGATGCAGCTCACAG TGAACCTAATTCCAGCGTCGACGAACGCGATACCAATGAGGAGGCAAGGAGATCCGGCAAATGGTATGTAGCAACCGGCGCAGCACATCACGCGACAGGGGACCGTGGTCTAATCACCAACCTGGTGGAACTCGAGAACGATAGCCTATGTGTTCACGCGGCAGATGGGACGCCCATGCTTGTCCGAGGCCGCGGCAACGTGGAGACCGACAACGTGGTGCTTCCGGACGTGTACTACGTCCCCGGGCTTTGGACGAACCTTGTTTCCGTCGGCCAGCTTGCGGGGCTAGATTACTGCATCGGGTTTAGCCGCGGTGCATGCCACATCAGTGACGCCGCCGGCACGGTCGTCGGTACAGCCCACGCCAGGGGGGACGGCCTGTATGAGGTGGACCATCTCAGAGTGCCACTTGCTGGCGCATACCGTGAAGTGCTGTAG